One region of Thermoanaerobaculia bacterium genomic DNA includes:
- a CDS encoding DUF1972 domain-containing protein, which translates to MRIAFIGFRGIPGTYGGFETLVEHIAPELAGRGHDVTVYCRKAFNTEGLTSYRGTRLITLPAPRSKYLETIVHTAACLPHILASRYDAVIVLNAINAFITLPIRLSPTKIALNVDGIERRRKKWNLLGKLAYMLSEYLATIIPHVTITDAETIQTYYLSRFGKSSTLLTYGGDLCRPDGTGMLEEIDVSPGQYFLYVARFEPENHPEAILRARLLSGGQWPLVMLGSNPYRPGYVEKLKDMAPQNTRFPGARYGESYRQLLFHAGAVVLGFEVGGTHPALVEAMGASRPIMINDTPENREVGGESVIYFDVRAPENLAASMDELEKNPHMRDELGRLARERMESRYTWAHVVDGYETMLRAMVK; encoded by the coding sequence ATGCGTATCGCCTTCATAGGATTTCGAGGTATCCCCGGAACCTATGGGGGGTTTGAGACACTTGTGGAACATATTGCTCCCGAGCTTGCCGGGAGAGGGCATGATGTGACAGTATATTGCCGGAAGGCGTTCAATACAGAAGGACTTACATCGTACCGCGGGACTCGTCTCATTACTCTCCCGGCCCCTCGATCAAAATACCTGGAGACCATCGTTCATACCGCCGCATGTCTCCCCCACATTCTTGCTTCCCGCTACGATGCCGTTATCGTCCTGAACGCGATCAACGCATTTATAACGCTGCCGATTCGGCTCAGCCCGACGAAAATCGCCCTGAATGTGGACGGTATCGAACGGCGAAGAAAAAAATGGAATCTTCTGGGCAAACTGGCCTACATGCTCTCAGAATATCTGGCCACGATCATCCCCCATGTGACCATCACGGACGCCGAAACCATTCAGACCTATTACCTGTCACGATTTGGAAAATCATCAACGTTACTGACTTACGGAGGTGATCTGTGCAGACCAGATGGGACCGGGATGCTCGAGGAAATAGATGTTTCACCGGGTCAATACTTTCTCTATGTGGCACGTTTTGAACCCGAGAACCATCCGGAAGCCATTCTCCGCGCACGATTGCTTTCCGGGGGGCAATGGCCTCTCGTCATGCTCGGATCCAACCCCTACAGACCGGGTTACGTAGAAAAACTGAAAGACATGGCACCCCAGAATACGCGCTTCCCCGGAGCCCGGTATGGCGAATCTTACAGGCAACTCCTTTTCCATGCAGGAGCTGTTGTGCTCGGATTTGAAGTGGGGGGAACGCATCCCGCCCTCGTGGAAGCCATGGGCGCATCCAGACCCATTATGATCAATGACACTCCGGAAAACCGCGAAGTGGGAGGAGAATCGGTAATCTATTTTGATGTCCGGGCCCCGGAAAATCTGGCTGCATCCATGGATGAGCTTGAAAAGAATCCACACATGCGTGATGAACTGGGCAGGCTCGCCAGGGAGCGGATGGAATCCCGATACACGTGGGCTCATGTGGTTGATGGCTATGAGACCATGCTCCGTGCGATGGTAAAATAG